One window of Alkaliphilus metalliredigens QYMF genomic DNA carries:
- a CDS encoding response regulator transcription factor: MAGETILVVDDDEDIREIITLYLEKEGYQVILAMDGHQALECAFSFNPDLVILDMMIPGLDGIEVCQALRKNLSTPIIFLSCKSTPSDKSIGLIAGGDDYMSKPFDTMELLARIKAHLRRNRILENSNYSNAQNKRLCYGDLTINLDNHSVVVYGQEIILSPKEFQLLTLLAKNPNRVFSNEQLFETLWATESFGDHRTVMVHISNIRKKIERDAKKPALIQTVKGVGYKFCAT; the protein is encoded by the coding sequence TTGGCAGGCGAAACGATACTGGTTGTAGATGATGATGAGGATATTAGAGAGATTATCACTTTATACTTAGAAAAAGAAGGATATCAGGTGATTTTAGCTATGGATGGTCATCAAGCATTAGAATGTGCATTCTCTTTCAATCCCGACTTAGTTATTCTAGATATGATGATTCCTGGTTTAGACGGCATTGAAGTGTGCCAGGCATTACGTAAAAATTTATCTACACCTATTATTTTTCTGAGTTGCAAATCTACTCCAAGTGATAAATCCATCGGATTAATAGCTGGTGGAGATGACTATATGAGTAAGCCCTTTGATACAATGGAACTTCTGGCAAGGATTAAGGCTCATTTGCGTCGAAATCGTATACTGGAAAATTCAAACTACAGCAATGCCCAAAATAAACGATTATGTTATGGGGATTTGACTATTAATTTAGACAATCATTCTGTGGTAGTATACGGACAAGAAATTATTTTATCTCCTAAGGAGTTCCAACTATTGACTCTATTAGCCAAAAATCCTAATAGGGTATTTAGTAATGAACAATTATTTGAAACCCTTTGGGCTACTGAGAGTTTTGGAGATCATAGAACAGTGATGGTTCATATAAGTAACATACGAAAAAAGATAGAGAGAGATGCTAAAAAGCCAGCATTGATTCAAACGGTTAAAGGCGTTGGATATAAGTTTTGCGCAACATAA
- a CDS encoding sensor histidine kinase — MSRKFIKIFIIFFIGSLLLSACTYSDISTTDTPKAVDGILDLTDWDWKENGVVNLNGQWEFYWQELFTPGDFKETTPIKERDLIILPRAWNKLLIDEEELTGEGYGTYRLRIYHPDDEILGIKIPRIFTSYNLWVNGELIASAGKVSNDNQQTIPQYLPQVKYIHPETDVIELVVQVANYRHRSGGILESIQMGSASEITEVRTRNLALELFLFGSLFIIGFYHLVLFLFRTKDRTTLYFGIYSIIIGLRTLLVGEIYFIHLFPNFNWEIAHKIQTLAYYLSVPLVLLFLRAAFPYDVSRKVNTFIQIIASSFGLLVLLMPVKVFTPFNPLYQFFSLMVFAYVLYIIMTTCYRKREGAYLIGIGLTTLVLTAINDILFLSTLLSDTNNHFLRSIITRGNLSSWGLLIFVFTQSLVVAKKFSKSFSSVELLSEQLKHANLNLEEKVKERTRALETSKNELKKAYEAVSRSEKSLQCLMQNISHDLRTPLSAIKGYVNAILDGVVNEPQSQNKYLKRVIGKTDHLNHMVQELLDLSQLQSQQLKLEFTEIPVKTLIENLSEKYELDMLNEKVQFKVYYPNKWINDANNIEALSVRVDIDKLERVFSNLLTNALKYTSDKDKVQISFDMTRDQKNLLVNVSDTGVGISQEDLPHIFDRFYMVSKARQANSSGLGLAIVKEIVKYHGGKVWAESELGKGSDFFFTLPIHS, encoded by the coding sequence ATGTCCAGAAAGTTTATTAAAATTTTCATTATATTCTTTATAGGTTCTTTATTATTATCAGCTTGTACATATAGTGATATTTCAACCACAGATACACCTAAAGCAGTGGATGGTATACTAGACCTAACAGACTGGGATTGGAAAGAGAATGGTGTAGTTAATTTAAACGGGCAGTGGGAGTTTTACTGGCAGGAGCTTTTTACCCCAGGAGACTTTAAAGAAACGACTCCAATAAAAGAAAGAGATCTAATCATCCTTCCAAGGGCTTGGAATAAGTTATTGATTGACGAAGAGGAGCTTACAGGGGAGGGCTATGGGACCTATAGACTGAGAATTTATCATCCAGACGATGAGATACTCGGTATTAAAATTCCACGAATTTTTACTTCCTATAACCTTTGGGTTAATGGGGAGCTTATTGCTTCAGCTGGTAAGGTTAGTAACGATAATCAGCAAACGATTCCTCAATATTTGCCTCAAGTAAAATATATTCACCCAGAAACAGATGTGATTGAACTAGTGGTTCAAGTAGCAAATTATCGGCATCGCAGTGGTGGTATATTAGAAAGTATCCAAATGGGCTCTGCATCTGAAATTACCGAAGTACGTACCAGAAACCTTGCACTTGAGCTTTTTCTATTTGGTAGTTTATTTATTATTGGATTTTATCACCTGGTGCTTTTTCTTTTTAGAACAAAGGACAGGACCACTCTTTATTTTGGCATATATTCAATCATAATTGGTCTAAGAACTCTATTAGTTGGGGAGATATACTTTATTCATCTTTTTCCTAATTTCAACTGGGAAATAGCTCATAAGATACAAACCCTAGCATACTACTTGAGTGTTCCTTTGGTCTTATTATTCTTAAGAGCGGCATTTCCCTATGATGTTTCTAGAAAAGTTAACACTTTTATTCAAATCATCGCTTCAAGCTTTGGACTTTTAGTTTTATTAATGCCCGTAAAGGTGTTCACCCCATTCAACCCTCTCTATCAGTTTTTTTCATTGATGGTATTTGCATATGTCCTTTATATTATTATGACAACCTGTTATAGAAAAAGGGAAGGGGCTTATTTGATTGGTATTGGTTTAACTACTCTTGTATTAACTGCAATTAATGATATCCTATTTCTTAGTACCTTATTATCAGATACTAATAACCATTTTTTAAGAAGCATTATCACCAGAGGCAATCTATCTTCTTGGGGATTATTAATCTTTGTATTTACTCAATCTTTAGTTGTGGCTAAGAAATTCTCAAAAAGTTTTTCTAGTGTAGAATTGTTATCAGAACAGTTAAAACATGCAAATTTAAACTTAGAGGAAAAGGTGAAAGAAAGAACACGTGCTTTAGAAACTTCAAAAAATGAGCTTAAAAAAGCATATGAAGCCGTTTCTAGATCTGAAAAGTCTCTTCAGTGTTTGATGCAGAATATATCTCATGACCTGAGAACGCCTTTGTCAGCCATTAAAGGGTATGTAAATGCTATCTTAGACGGAGTTGTAAACGAACCCCAGAGTCAAAATAAATATTTAAAAAGGGTGATTGGTAAGACCGATCATTTAAACCATATGGTACAGGAATTATTAGACTTATCACAATTACAATCTCAACAATTGAAGTTAGAATTTACTGAAATTCCAGTAAAAACGTTAATAGAAAATCTTTCGGAAAAATATGAATTAGATATGTTAAATGAAAAAGTGCAATTCAAAGTTTATTATCCAAATAAGTGGATCAATGATGCTAATAATATAGAAGCTTTATCTGTAAGGGTAGATATAGATAAACTTGAAAGAGTTTTTTCAAACTTATTGACAAATGCCTTAAAGTACACGTCAGATAAGGATAAAGTCCAGATAAGTTTTGATATGACTAGAGATCAAAAAAATCTTCTTGTTAACGTTTCTGATACAGGAGTTGGAATTTCCCAAGAAGATTTACCCCATATTTTTGATCGCTTTTATATGGTTTCAAAAGCGAGGCAAGCTAATAGTAGTGGTCTAGGCCTTGCTATTGTTAAGGAAATTGTAAAATATCATGGTGGAAAGGTATGGGCTGAAAGTGAGCTCGGAAAAGGTAGTGACTTTTTCTTCACACTACCTATTCATAGTTAA
- a CDS encoding flagellar protein FlaG yields the protein MEISSLQPNNHSQMIQTQLRSKNKVSETKAMDSSPQKPQIQDVLKRKKEGEHLNIREEKLIEMIEQANKFLLKPPTELQFSVHEDTKRISIKIVNTENQEVLREIPPEKLLDMVAKMWELTGLLVDEKA from the coding sequence ATGGAGATTTCAAGTCTACAGCCCAATAACCATAGTCAGATGATACAGACCCAGTTGCGGTCTAAAAATAAGGTATCTGAGACAAAAGCTATGGATTCGAGCCCACAGAAGCCTCAAATTCAAGATGTTCTAAAAAGAAAAAAAGAAGGAGAGCATCTCAACATAAGGGAAGAAAAGCTAATAGAAATGATAGAACAGGCCAATAAATTCCTTTTAAAACCCCCGACTGAGCTACAGTTTTCTGTGCACGAGGATACCAAACGAATCAGTATTAAGATTGTTAATACTGAAAATCAAGAAGTACTAAGAGAAATTCCACCAGAAAAGCTACTGGATATGGTAGCCAAGATGTGGGAGCTTACAGGTTTGCTTGTAGATGAAAAAGCTTAG
- a CDS encoding InlB B-repeat-containing protein: protein MKRILVKLLIMIMMVLMCKDIFIIGTVHAADLEPIAVMVELNNFDANNVGGDESSALLWKRGDADTPSGSGILRVAPRARNKAGTVVRRNHIRLTDGFSTYFAIDIHSHGIDDGRSEPPGADGLAFIIYEADQPKIGKYGSGLGYSTITNSIAVEFDTWKNSGHGDLDNEHVAILVNGVVSHHDQPEGSRVSYPKIRTDLIHAWVDYDDGIITATIGTSDVRSDDANETITRNVGDFLEGKDVFIGFSASTGSAYSHHDVLKWYFKDSYVESGLETTQGTYSQAASTIDIELDNVINPVTATITLRDAVGNIMNNQNLDIYINDIKHNGSFNTGDNGVLNYSFLDNINDGEHVLRVIANGGTSNFKRFATGENAVISTPEEYFYFDPGTGTITGYRDDGPKDVVIPSTIGGVLVTSIEYYAFLFKQLTSVNIPEGVTSIGDYAFYYNQLTSVHIPEGITSIGSHGFDSNELTNVTILNKHVDFGTSVFIWNQANLKIHGFDPSTTKNYAQANGHTFISLDQYTVTFKDHDGSLLKTEVVYNGESATVPNNPTREGYTFAGWDKSFNNVTTDLEVIAQYDINQYTITFDSQGGSTVASQEVDYNDLLVAPDLPVKVGYSFGGWYKEVELSNQWDFGLERVTENTIIYAKWNLGSDTAYKVEHYQQDTVGAEYNLHETEDNLRGITGADVTALYKTYTGFTQNRSHDESVESGKILSDGSLVLKLYYDRNMHTVNFESNGGTSVSDITGVRYGAIISSPITPTKDGSIFLRWYNGADLSDIWNFTSDKVLTDTTLFAKWIDAESIRMTATPNNVAGSKNYSQMFTLHIHNDTVTGSVYASDMSLGGAFNGLNIRTVDNKTSTTVTAEVYGNLDSEGVGTILLDGSKLTTSINPLIAEVTVTLKGISYDGNGSTGGNIPTEDSGYAEGATVTVKENTGSLEKTGYTFIGWNTKADGSGSSYKPNDTFSLSTTGSILYAQWKINRYTIIFNRNGGSAVNGQNIKHGESVAQPQEPTRTGYNFGGWYKNSELNDVWDFYSDVTKEDTMLYAKWSRIPSGGSSGDSGNDTPKLEPDPIPEPIADFNEIEVIINGETQKTGTETKIETEGKIEVKLTVDAEQMSKHIEEAIKVERDNNEVVIPVLNTGDTVKVSLTGDIVKKLENNDFKISVKEENVTYRLSAKDFTIEKLAESMGVALDSLESIEVEMSISKIDSEEIERLTANAKAVGHEIVFEPLQFEITARTTSNEGTVKEVKINRFKNYAERIMEIPEELDPSRISTGVVFNSDGTYSHVPTEVFDKDNKWYAGINSLTNSTYSVIWNPTIIDNVNGHWSEKMVNDMASRLIILEVEDFMPDKAINRAEFATYIVRALGLYREGVQLSEEQELFIDIDNGHSAWKGITIANEWGIVNGYPDGTFRSDNIITREEAMTMYAKAMDIVKLAELDKDRIFQYKDVSEVAPWAYASVNKTLSAGVFNGREKDMIAPKGTFTHAEAATAIRNLLVESGLINK, encoded by the coding sequence ATGAAGCGTATATTAGTAAAATTACTAATTATGATAATGATGGTACTGATGTGTAAAGATATTTTTATAATAGGAACAGTACATGCAGCAGATCTAGAACCGATTGCAGTTATGGTGGAATTAAATAACTTTGATGCCAATAACGTGGGTGGTGATGAATCGAGCGCCTTACTGTGGAAGCGAGGGGACGCCGATACCCCTTCTGGAAGCGGTATATTAAGAGTGGCTCCAAGAGCTAGAAATAAGGCTGGTACCGTTGTTAGGCGAAATCACATAAGATTGACAGACGGATTTAGCACCTATTTCGCAATAGATATTCACAGTCATGGGATTGATGACGGTCGTTCTGAGCCCCCAGGGGCAGACGGACTTGCCTTCATTATTTATGAAGCGGATCAGCCTAAAATTGGAAAGTATGGCTCCGGACTTGGATATTCTACCATAACAAATTCAATTGCAGTTGAGTTTGATACATGGAAAAATAGTGGCCATGGCGACCTCGATAACGAACATGTAGCTATCCTAGTAAACGGGGTTGTATCTCACCATGATCAACCAGAAGGGTCTAGAGTATCTTACCCTAAAATAAGAACAGACCTGATTCACGCTTGGGTAGATTATGATGACGGTATTATTACTGCTACAATCGGAACAAGCGATGTAAGAAGCGATGACGCCAATGAAACAATCACCAGAAATGTAGGCGATTTCCTTGAGGGTAAGGATGTATTTATTGGATTTTCAGCTTCCACAGGAAGTGCTTATTCGCATCATGATGTCTTAAAATGGTACTTTAAGGATAGTTATGTTGAAAGTGGTCTTGAAACAACACAGGGTACATATTCTCAAGCTGCATCAACCATCGACATCGAATTAGACAATGTAATAAATCCTGTTACTGCTACCATTACTCTTAGGGATGCAGTGGGGAACATTATGAATAATCAGAATTTAGATATTTATATAAATGATATAAAACACAATGGTTCTTTTAATACCGGTGACAATGGTGTGTTAAATTATAGTTTCCTTGATAACATAAACGATGGAGAACATGTGCTAAGGGTTATTGCTAATGGAGGAACCTCCAATTTTAAAAGGTTCGCCACTGGAGAGAATGCAGTTATATCTACACCTGAAGAGTATTTTTATTTCGATCCTGGAACAGGTACAATCACTGGATATCGTGATGATGGACCGAAGGATGTGGTCATACCCAGCACCATTGGTGGGGTCCTTGTAACTAGCATTGAATATTATGCATTTTTGTTTAAACAACTAACCAGTGTAAATATACCAGAAGGTGTAACTAGTATTGGCGATTATGCATTTTACTATAACCAACTGACTAGTGTACACATACCAGAAGGTATAACTAGCATTGGAAGTCACGGGTTTGATAGTAATGAATTAACCAATGTAACTATTTTAAATAAGCATGTAGACTTTGGTACTAGTGTTTTCATATGGAATCAAGCTAACCTTAAAATACATGGTTTTGATCCTTCTACAACTAAGAACTATGCACAGGCCAATGGACATACATTTATCAGTCTGGATCAATATACAGTGACCTTTAAAGACCATGATGGTAGTCTACTAAAGACTGAAGTAGTATATAATGGTGAGTCTGCAACAGTGCCTAATAACCCCACCAGAGAGGGATATACCTTTGCTGGATGGGATAAGTCATTTAATAATGTAACAACTGATTTAGAAGTAATAGCTCAGTATGATATTAATCAATATACCATAACCTTTGATAGTCAAGGGGGAAGCACAGTAGCAAGTCAAGAGGTAGATTACAACGATTTACTGGTAGCGCCAGATCTACCAGTAAAGGTAGGCTATTCCTTCGGAGGATGGTATAAAGAAGTTGAATTGAGTAACCAATGGGATTTTGGATTAGAGCGAGTCACAGAGAATACAATAATATATGCCAAATGGAACCTCGGTAGTGACACAGCATACAAAGTTGAACATTACCAACAAGATACAGTCGGTGCCGAATATAACTTACATGAGACTGAAGATAATCTAAGAGGAATAACAGGTGCAGATGTAACAGCATTATATAAGACCTATACTGGGTTTACACAAAACAGAAGCCATGATGAAAGCGTAGAAAGTGGGAAAATTTTATCTGATGGAAGTCTTGTATTAAAACTTTACTATGACAGAAACATGCATACAGTAAATTTTGAAAGTAATGGAGGAACATCTGTCTCTGATATTACAGGAGTACGATATGGAGCAATAATTTCATCACCTATAACCCCAACTAAGGACGGAAGTATCTTTTTAAGGTGGTATAATGGAGCAGATTTATCCGATATCTGGAACTTTACATCAGACAAAGTATTAACAGATACTACCTTGTTTGCAAAATGGATAGACGCAGAGAGCATTAGGATGACAGCCACACCAAATAACGTAGCAGGTAGCAAAAACTACAGCCAAATGTTCACATTACACATCCATAACGATACAGTGACAGGTTCAGTGTATGCATCAGATATGAGCCTTGGAGGTGCATTCAATGGATTAAATATCAGAACAGTGGATAACAAAACAAGCACAACGGTTACAGCAGAAGTTTATGGTAACTTAGACAGCGAAGGGGTAGGTACAATCTTATTAGATGGCAGTAAGCTTACAACCAGTATAAATCCATTAATAGCAGAAGTAACAGTGACACTGAAGGGCATAAGCTATGATGGGAATGGAAGTACGGGAGGTAATATACCAACCGAGGATAGCGGATATGCAGAAGGGGCAACTGTTACAGTCAAAGAAAACACAGGTAGCTTAGAAAAGACAGGATATACCTTTATTGGATGGAATACTAAAGCTGATGGAAGTGGAAGTTCCTATAAACCTAATGATACATTTAGTCTGAGTACAACAGGTTCAATTCTGTATGCCCAATGGAAAATAAACAGATACACCATTATCTTTAACCGTAATGGTGGAAGTGCAGTGAATGGACAGAATATAAAACATGGTGAAAGCGTAGCCCAACCACAAGAACCAACAAGAACAGGCTACAATTTTGGTGGTTGGTATAAAAATAGTGAGTTGAACGATGTTTGGGATTTCTACTCAGATGTAACAAAAGAAGATACTATGTTATATGCAAAATGGAGTCGAATTCCATCGGGTGGGAGTAGTGGGGATTCAGGGAACGATACACCGAAACTAGAGCCTGATCCAATACCAGAGCCTATAGCGGATTTTAATGAAATTGAAGTGATAATTAATGGAGAGACGCAGAAAACGGGAACAGAAACAAAAATAGAAACAGAAGGAAAAATAGAAGTTAAATTAACAGTAGACGCAGAACAAATGAGTAAACATATTGAAGAGGCTATAAAAGTAGAGAGAGATAACAATGAAGTAGTAATACCTGTACTAAATACTGGAGATACAGTTAAAGTATCTTTAACAGGTGATATTGTAAAGAAACTTGAAAACAATGATTTTAAAATTTCAGTTAAGGAAGAGAATGTAACATATCGTTTATCTGCAAAGGACTTTACGATAGAAAAACTTGCTGAGTCCATGGGTGTTGCTTTGGATAGTTTAGAGTCTATAGAAGTTGAAATGAGCATTAGTAAAATAGATTCTGAGGAAATTGAAAGATTAACAGCTAACGCAAAGGCAGTAGGCCATGAAATTGTATTTGAGCCTCTGCAGTTTGAAATAACAGCAAGAACAACCTCTAACGAAGGTACGGTTAAAGAAGTGAAAATTAATAGGTTTAAAAATTATGCAGAGCGTATAATGGAAATACCAGAAGAACTAGATCCAAGTAGAATCTCAACAGGTGTAGTATTCAACTCAGATGGAACATATAGCCATGTACCAACAGAAGTATTTGATAAAGATAATAAGTGGTATGCAGGGATAAACTCTTTAACTAACTCCACTTATTCAGTTATTTGGAATCCAACAATAATAGATAATGTAAATGGTCATTGGTCAGAAAAGATGGTCAATGATATGGCATCAAGACTGATAATCTTAGAAGTGGAAGATTTTATGCCGGATAAAGCAATCAATAGAGCCGAGTTTGCAACCTATATTGTCAGGGCCCTTGGCTTATATAGAGAAGGAGTTCAGTTGTCAGAAGAACAGGAGCTATTTATAGATATTGATAATGGTCATTCTGCATGGAAAGGAATCACCATCGCCAATGAGTGGGGAATCGTCAATGGCTACCCTGATGGCACTTTTAGATCTGATAATATAATCACTAGAGAAGAAGCCATGACCATGTATGCCAAAGCGATGGACATAGTAAAGCTTGCAGAATTAGATAAAGATCGGATTTTTCAATACAAAGATGTAAGTGAGGTAGCGCCTTGGGCATATGCTTCCGTCAATAAAACACTAAGTGCCGGTGTATTTAATGGAAGGGAAAAAGACATGATAGCGCCTAAAGGAACATTTACCCATGCAGAAGCTGCAACAGCTATTCGGAATCTATTAGTTGAATCTGGATTGATTAACAAATAG
- a CDS encoding DMT family transporter, translated as MGFFIASIILFLLVKFGFKKSIRIEKKRVPRLFLLGILQTTLQYFFFYNGLANTSGMKASILSSIGTLFIVILAHYFYSNDKMSLRKVIGLVTGFVGIMLVNRGNTGWDSSFSLQGEGFMIIYGLVEAFAIILAKKIAKEGVHPFLITGWQMLIGSSIFLLIGVPILQPRAMIFTTRAWALLIYSSFLSAATFSLWYSLLKFNKAGEIALYKFATPIWGALLSALIIPGESLNISIIGALILASTGVIVVNYQNNS; from the coding sequence ATGGGATTTTTTATAGCTTCAATTATTTTATTTTTACTTGTAAAGTTTGGATTTAAAAAAAGTATTAGAATAGAGAAAAAAAGAGTGCCAAGGTTGTTTTTATTAGGAATACTTCAGACTACTTTACAATATTTCTTCTTTTATAATGGATTAGCTAACACTTCTGGGATGAAGGCTTCGATACTCTCCTCCATCGGCACCCTTTTTATAGTAATCTTAGCGCATTATTTTTATAGTAATGATAAAATGAGCCTAAGAAAGGTTATAGGATTAGTAACAGGCTTTGTAGGAATTATGTTGGTAAATCGAGGAAATACAGGCTGGGATAGTAGCTTTTCGCTTCAAGGAGAAGGATTTATGATTATATATGGACTTGTTGAAGCCTTTGCAATAATACTTGCTAAAAAAATTGCAAAGGAGGGTGTACATCCATTTCTAATCACTGGCTGGCAAATGCTGATAGGGTCTAGTATATTTCTTTTAATAGGTGTACCCATACTTCAACCTAGAGCTATGATATTTACAACAAGAGCATGGGCCTTATTAATTTACTCATCATTTTTGTCTGCAGCGACCTTTAGTTTATGGTACTCCTTGTTGAAATTCAATAAGGCTGGGGAAATAGCTCTATATAAATTTGCAACTCCTATATGGGGAGCCTTACTATCAGCCCTAATAATACCGGGAGAAAGTCTAAATATTTCTATAATAGGTGCTTTGATATTAGCGTCTACAGGAGTAATAGTAGTAAATTATCAAAATAATTCATAG
- the tnpA gene encoding IS66 family insertion sequence element accessory protein TnpA, whose translation MTIKSSENKEKWKLHINSQLSSGQTQIQWCEEQSVNIHSFRYWKNRLQIKPEQSKESTGFVAIKPVTLQKVSKMRIRIDWNMIFTQKSWVVVIAMSCSVLWGSAFPVIKTSYVEMEIASTNLAAIIVLQEWDFL comes from the coding sequence ATGACAATAAAGTCTAGTGAGAATAAAGAAAAATGGAAGTTACATATAAACTCGCAACTTTCTAGCGGACAGACACAAATTCAGTGGTGCGAAGAACAAAGTGTAAACATCCATAGCTTCAGATACTGGAAGAACCGCTTACAGATTAAGCCTGAGCAATCTAAAGAAAGTACTGGATTTGTAGCCATTAAACCAGTGACGCTACAGAAGGTATCAAAAATGCGTATTCGTATAGATTGGAATATGATTTTTACTCAGAAGTCGTGGGTTGTAGTCATTGCCATGTCTTGCTCTGTATTATGGGGTAGTGCTTTCCCTGTGATTAAAACTAGCTATGTTGAAATGGAAATAGCCTCAACGAACCTAGCAGCTATAATTGTTTTGCAGGAATGGGATTTTTTATAG
- the tnpB gene encoding IS66 family insertion sequence element accessory protein TnpB (TnpB, as the term is used for proteins encoded by IS66 family insertion elements, is considered an accessory protein, since TnpC, encoded by a neighboring gene, is a DDE family transposase.) — MFSNSRIHQVYLALGPTDLRKSIDGLALIVQERFNLDPFSRNLYVFCNRKRDKIKILEWDTSGFWLHYKRLEKDRFSWPDEISGTVSVNPNTHFLSQEVLI, encoded by the coding sequence ATGTTCAGTAACAGCAGAATCCATCAGGTTTATCTTGCATTAGGACCAACTGATCTACGCAAGTCGATCGACGGCCTTGCCCTCATTGTTCAGGAGCGTTTTAATCTAGACCCATTTTCTCGAAATTTATATGTCTTTTGTAATCGCAAGAGAGATAAAATCAAAATTCTCGAATGGGACACCAGTGGCTTTTGGCTTCACTATAAACGCCTTGAAAAAGATCGCTTCAGTTGGCCCGATGAAATCAGCGGCACTGTAAGCGTAAATCCTAACACACATTTTCTCTCACAAGAAGTTTTGATATAA
- the tnpA gene encoding IS66 family insertion sequence element accessory protein TnpA, translating to MRKQANLECWEEILSEQISSGLTQIKWCEQNSINIHKFRYWKRRLSLNPSAEADPNEGKWALIAPKAKSIPNNSHGESCIQIQIGQATVTVTEQVNFDTLSDVISLLMKYVQ from the coding sequence ATGCGAAAGCAAGCAAATCTTGAATGTTGGGAGGAAATTCTGTCCGAGCAAATCTCAAGCGGCCTCACTCAAATCAAGTGGTGTGAGCAAAACAGTATTAATATCCACAAATTTCGTTACTGGAAGAGACGTTTGTCTTTAAATCCAAGTGCTGAAGCTGATCCAAACGAAGGCAAATGGGCTTTGATTGCCCCTAAAGCTAAATCGATTCCTAACAATAGTCATGGTGAAAGTTGTATTCAAATCCAAATAGGACAAGCAACAGTGACCGTGACAGAGCAAGTGAATTTTGATACGCTATCTGATGTCATTTCACTCTTAATGAAATATGTTCAGTAA
- a CDS encoding TetR/AcrR family transcriptional regulator, with amino-acid sequence MRVKDENKKDAILSATIKMINEIGFANVSMSKIAKAAGVSASTIYIYYENKEDMFKKIYIDVKTQMLNASMKGIRDTEPVEQSVLKFCENVLNFARNYEDYFLFIGQAGDSPLVLTVKNQELLKLIQQACSPFERGIKEGILKNVSPALLSGFCFYPITQLYKDSCHQKDVFGEIDYKVVFEMCWDAIKK; translated from the coding sequence ATGAGAGTAAAAGACGAAAATAAAAAAGATGCTATTTTATCAGCGACCATAAAAATGATTAATGAAATTGGGTTTGCTAATGTTTCTATGTCTAAGATTGCAAAGGCAGCAGGAGTATCAGCATCTACTATTTACATCTATTATGAAAATAAGGAGGATATGTTTAAGAAAATATATATTGATGTAAAGACGCAGATGCTTAATGCCAGTATGAAAGGAATCAGAGACACGGAACCAGTCGAACAATCTGTTCTAAAGTTTTGCGAGAACGTATTGAATTTTGCAAGGAATTATGAAGATTATTTTCTCTTTATTGGGCAAGCGGGAGATTCACCACTGGTATTAACAGTTAAAAATCAAGAACTCTTAAAACTTATTCAACAGGCTTGCTCGCCATTCGAGCGCGGAATTAAAGAAGGAATCTTAAAGAATGTTTCACCTGCCTTATTAAGTGGGTTCTGTTTTTACCCGATTACACAGCTATATAAAGATAGTTGTCATCAAAAAGATGTGTTCGGGGAAATTGACTATAAAGTAGTTTTTGAAATGTGCTGGGATGCTATAAAGAAATAA
- a CDS encoding SDR family NAD(P)-dependent oxidoreductase encodes MKKKVILITGASSGIGKETALSLARKGHTVIIHGRDAAKTQSVFDEILKKTNNKNLEMLIADLSLMSEVKKFAEKC; translated from the coding sequence ATGAAGAAGAAAGTAATACTTATAACGGGGGCTTCAAGCGGCATTGGAAAAGAAACTGCGCTTTCTTTAGCCAGAAAAGGTCATACAGTAATCATTCACGGTAGAGATGCTGCGAAAACGCAGTCTGTTTTTGATGAGATTTTGAAAAAAACTAATAACAAAAATCTGGAGATGCTAATTGCGGATCTATCCTTAATGTCAGAAGTCAAGAAATTCGCAGAAAAATGTTGA